A segment of the Jatrophihabitans endophyticus genome:
TAGCAGTCCTCGACCGGCGTCGGGAACGGGTGCTCGGGCGCGAGCCGGTACGTCACCGAGGCGACGACGGCGCCGGTACGCGCGGCGATCCCCGCGCACCACCACTCCGACTGCTCCGGACTGCCCGAGACCCAGCCGCCGCCGTGGAAGTTGACGACGACGGGCGGGACGGTCCCGGCCGCGATGCCGGCCGGCCGGTACACCCGCAGGCCCTGCTCGGTGCCGTCGGCCGTCCGGTACGTCGCCTGCGAGATCGAGACCGACGGGTCGGCACGGCCGATGATCAGCTTGGCGCCCGGAAGGCGCAGTGAGCGGTTGCGCAGGTCGCTCGCCTTGCGCACGCTGTCGGCCGGCTGCTGCATCACCGAACCGCCGACGACGCGGTACACGGCCCAGAACGCGGCGGTCTTGAGAGGGATGGCCATGGACGGGAAAGTACCCGTCACGGCGTGTGACCGCCGGACAGGGTGACGGCGGGCACCGGGCCGCGCCCGGTCAGGAGTGGACGTCCCGTCCGGCGATCGCGGCCTCGACGGCGGCGACGCGGGTGGCGGGCACACCCCACGGCTCGGCCACGCCCACCCGGGAGTCGAGGTCCCACAGCACGCAGGCCTCCCCCGGCCGCGCCACCAGGGTCCAGGCGACGACGGTGCGCCCGAGCTGGTCGGCCATCGACCCGGCGGCGTGCCCGTCCGCGGCACCGCCCTCGGGGTGGTGGTGCAGGAACCGGCCGTACGCGGCGTCGCAGAACCCGGCGTACCGGGCGGTGCACAGGATGAGGCCGTGCCACGCCTCGTCGACGGCGTGCGACGGCATGCCGATCACCGTCCCGTCGCGCAAGGCCGCCCCGGCGCACCGCAACCACTGCCGCAACCCCTCGGCGACGAGCTCCCGGGGTTGCCACGGGCACGTCCGGAAGACGGCGTCGGGAAGTTCGAGGGACGCGACGGCCGCGGTCACCCGGTCGAGGTCGACCGTTCTCGTGCGCCGGAAAGCCATGCGCAGACGGTAACGGCCGCTATCGTGCTCGCATGTCCGCCTGGGCCATCGCCACCGTCGCAATCGGAATCGTGTTGATCTTGCTTGCGGTCGCCGGGGCCGCCGAGCCGAAACGCCGTCGCCGCGGTTCGGGTATCTGGTCCGCCGGCGCCACCGGTTCCGACGGCAGCTCCAGCTCGGACGGCGGTCACCACGGCGGGCACTCCGGCTGCGGCGGCGGACACTCCGGCTGCGGCGGCGGACACTCCGGCTGCGGCGGGTCCGGCTGCGGCGGCGGCGGGGGCTGCGGTGGCGGCAGCTCCTGACACGGCCGGCCCCGCCGCGAGCGTCGGGCGCGGTGACGTCGGCGGCGCCGCGACTGCCCGGGCCAACCGCGGCTGGTGGGACCGCGACGCCGACGACTACCACGCCGAGCACGGCGAGTTCCTCGGCGTCGCGGACTTCGTGTGGTGCCCCGAGCGGCTGCGCGAGGCGGACGCCCACCTGCTCGGCGACGTCCACGGCCGGGACGTCCTCGAAGTCGGCTGCGGCTCGGCGATGTGCTCGCGCTGGCTACGTGGCGAGGGCGCCCGGCCGGTGGCCTTCGACCTCTCCGCCGGCATGCTGCGGCACGCGCGCGCCGGCAACGCGGCGACCGGCGTCGACGTCCCGCTCGTGCAGGCCGACGCCGAGCACCTGCCGTTCCCCGACGCGCGCTTCGACATCGTCTTCACCGCGTTCGGCGCGATCCAGTTCGCCGCCGACACCGGCGCCGTCATGCGCGAGGCGGCACGGGTGCTGCGCCCCGGTGGCCGCTGGGTGTTCGCCACGACGCACCCGATCCGCTGGGCCTTTCCCGACGACCCGGGGCCGGCCGGGCTCAGCGCCACCATGCCGTACTGGGACCGCACCCCGTACGTGGAGTACGCCGCGAACGGCACCCCCGTCTACGTCGAGCACCACCGCACGCTGGGCGACCGGGTGCGCGAGATCGCCGCCGCCGGGCTGCGACTGGTCGACCTCGTCGAGCCGGAGTGGCCGGCGGGCCACACCGAGGAGTGGGGGCAGTGGTCGCCGCTGCGCGGCGCGATCCTGCCCGGCACCGCGATCTACGTGTGCGAGCTGCCCGAGTAGGACGGCTGCTGCCCGGACTGGTCGGGCGTCCCGTACCCGGGTCCGCCGTCCGGCCCGCCCGCGTCGCCGCGGTGGTGACCCTCGCCGTCCGGGCCGGCCTTGCGGCCCCGCCGCAGCAGCAGGATGCCGAAGACGATCGCCAGCACCCCCACGATGCCCGCGACGAGCGGCGCCCACAGCTTGGCCAGCCGCAGGTCGTCGATCTTGGACTGCGCGTAGTCGGTCTGGTACTTCACGGCGGAGTCCTCGAACGCCAGTGTGGTGTCGAGCGCGACCTCGCCGCTGGCGAGGGTCTGGATCTGCCGCTCGGTGCCGTTGACGATGGTGCCGGTCTGCGGCTCGACGTAGACGGTGCGGGTGTCGTCGTAGGTGCCCGGCAGGGTGCCCAGGATCTTGTACGGCTGCGACCCGGTGCGGCTCACGAACTTGTAGGTGTCGAGACCCCGGACCTTCGCCGTCCCCTCGAAGGTGGCGGGGAACGCCTTGCCGACGTCGGGCTGGAAGAACTGGTAGGTCTTCTTCTTCGTGTCGATCGGGAACTTGTAGCTCATCCCCTGGTGCCGCGCGGCCTTGCCGTTGATGTTCTCGTTGTACTTCGCGACGTGGACCGACTCGCCGCTACGACGGTCGGCGGTCACGCGGTCGGTCGTGATGGAGAGCAGCCGCGGGTCGCTCGCCGGCAGGCAGTTGGGCGTGTCCCCCCGCACGACGACGATGCACAGCGTCTCGAAGACGGTCGTGTTGTCGTCGTCGGACGCGTGGGAGTCGGTGCGCACGTGGCGCGTGGCCCGCAGCTGCACGGTGTTGGTCTTGCCGGTGGCGGCGTCGAGCAGCTTGGCGCTGCCGCTGGAGACCTGGGTGATGTTCAGATCCAACGGCGTCTTGCTCGACGCGTGCACGACCACGGTCGGCAGCAGGATCGCCAGGACGATGCCGAACACGCCGAGCCCGATGAGCCCGACCCCCACGATCTTTCGCACGTTCGCCCCTTCAGGACTTCGATGTGTGGAGCGCACCGTAGCAGTAACGATGTGACGGCCGACTCACCCCGCCGGCACGTAGCATGACCGCGATCCGGCGGGTGGCGCCGGACCGCGCAGAACGGGTGGACGGCGTTGGTCGAGGCAGCCGAGCGCACGGCCGGGGCGACAGCGATCGTCGCCCCGACCCAGCGCCCCGAGCGCCGGCTCCGGGTGGGGCTCGTGGTCGTCCTCGCCGTGCAGGCGGCGTGGGTCGCGGTCCTGTGCGGGCGCGGCTGGTTCTACCAGGACGACCTCGGCGCGCTCGACGTCGCGACCGGCCGCTCGCTCGACTGGGGCTACCTGACCGAGCCGGTCAACGACCACCTCGTGCCCGGCTACCGGCTCGTGTTCTGGCTGCTCGAGCACACCTCCCCGCTGGCGCACACCTCGACCGTCGTGGCCCGGGTGGTGCTGCAGAGCCTCGCGGTCTTCCTGCTGTGGCGGCTGCTGGTCCTGCTCTGCGGTGAGCGGCCGGGCGTGCTGGTCGTGACCGCGCTCTACGCGGTGAACCCGCTCATCATCTGCAACATCACCTGGCTGACCACCGCCGCGTGTCTGGTGCCCGCCCAGCTGGCCGCGGTGCTCGCCGTGCACCACCACGTCCGGCACACCGTCACCGGCCGGCTCCGCGACGCCGCCTACGCCGGCCTCGCGCTGTTGCTGGGCATGTGCTTCTGGGAGAAGACGGCCATCATCGGGCTGTTCCTGCCCCTGCTCTCGCTCGGCTACCTGACCGGCGGGCCGGCGCGGGCGCGGATCCGGAGCGTCCTCGCCCGCTGGCGCGGGTGGCTGCTCACCGCCGTCCCGCCGCTGCTGTTCGTCGTCTATTTCGTCACCCACCACTACGGCGGCAGCGCCCGGGGCATCACCGCCGGCCAGCTCGGCGGCGTGGTGGGGACGGCCTGGTGGCACACGGTCGGCCCGGCGATGCTGGGCGGCCCCTGGACCTGGACGTCGTCGCGTGGCGTGTACGTCTCGTTCACCGCTCCCCCGGTGTGGGTGTCCGCGCTCGCGCAGGTGCTGCTCGCCGCGCTCCTCGTCGCCGGCTGGCGGCGCACCCGGGCCCGCTCGCTGTGGGCGTGGTCGCTGCCCCTCGTGTCCATCGTGGTCGGCACCGGCATGGTTGCCCTCGGCCGCTACCAGGACTACGGCAACCTGCTCGCCACGACGATCCGGTACTGCTTCGACGTCACGTTCGCGCTCGCGCTCGGCGCCGCACTGGCCCTGCTCCCCTCGAGCGCGGCCGCGATCGCCGAGCGGGCCGGCGGACGCGACACCGTGCCCGCCGACGCCCCGGTCGAGGACGCCACCCGCTCCCCCTCGACCCGTTTTGCGCGGATTCGCGCTATCCGGGTGCCGTTCCCCCGCCGATCCTGGCCGGCGCTGCGTCCGCGCCGCGCCCGCGCGCTGCTCGGCGTCGTCACCGCCGCGCTCCTCGTGGTCACGCTGGGCAACGCGGCCGTGTCGGCACTCCGCTTCGAGCACCGCTGGACGCAGGACCCGACCCACCCCTACGTCGACCGGCTGACCCGCGAGGTCCGGGCCGCCGGGCCGACGGCCAACCTGTACGACACGTCGGTGTCGCCCGCGGTGCTCCCCGCCGTCTTCGGCCCCACCATGCTCATCTCCCGGCTGCTGGGCTGGACCGGCACCGAGGTGGACTTCGACCGCACCGACGTCCGCCTGCTGCTCGCCGACGAGCGCGGGAACCTGCACCCGGCCAACATCCTGCCCGCGAGCCGGGGTGCCCAGCCCGCGGCCAACCTCTGCGCGATCGTGGCGCACGGGCGGGGCACCTGGCGCCTGCCGCTGGTGCCGACGCTGCCCGGGCTGGTGAACGGCTTCCTGCGACTCGAGTACCTGCAGCGCGACCCGTCCGTGCTGCGCATCTACCTGCAGACCGCGGACGGCCACCTGGTGGCGCCGCTGGCCGGTGCCCGCACCTCGCTGCCGGTCACCCTCGGCGCCACGCTGTTGCGTGTCGAGGCGCCGTCGGCGGTCGCGGTCGTGTTCCGCAGCGAGAGCCTGGCGAACCACGTGTGCCTCGGCCACGTCGTCGTGGGCGCGCCCTTCCGGCCGGCCGGCCGATGACGGCCACCTCGACCACGTCGACCGTGGTGGTGGACGGCGCCGTCCCCGCCCCGACCCGTCGGCACGTCGGCGCGCTGGACGGCATGCGGGCGCTCGCCGCCTTCGGTGTCGTCGCCACGCACGTGGGCTTCAACAGCGGCGCGTCCCTCGGCGGCGGTCCGCTCGCACCGGTGCTCGCCCGGCTGGACTTCGGCGTGACCGTGTTCTTCCTGCTGTCGGGCTACCTGCTCTACAGCCCATTCGCCATCGCGGCCCTGCACGACGGCGCCGCGCCGAACGTCGGCCGCTTCTACCTGCGCCGCGCGCTGCGGATCCTCCCGGCGTACTGGGTGGCGGTCACCGTCACGCTGTTCCTGCTCTCCGCGCGCCGCCCCGACGGCGCGGACGTCGCCAGCTACCTGCTGCTCGTCCAGGATTACGACGGCCACAACGTCGACCCGTCGCTCACCCACATGTGGACGCTGGCGGTGGAGCTGTCCTTCTACGCCGCGCTCCCCCTGCTCGCGCACCTCGCCCGCCTGGCGCGGCGTCGCACGGCCGCCGGGCCGGCGGCCGCCCTGCGCGGGCAGCTGCTGCTGCTCGGTGGCCTGGTGCTCGTGGCCGTCGCCACCGACGTCGTCGCGCACGCGGGCCGCTCGACCCGGCAGGACATCCTGATCTGGCTGCCCGCGAACCTCGACTGGTTCGCCGCCGGCATGGGCCTCGCCGTCGTGGCCGAGGCGCTGCGGTCCGGCGTCAGGCTGCCGCGGTGGGTGACGGGCGTGCGGGACGCGGCCACGGCGCCCGGGTCGTGCTGGCTGGTCGGCGGGCTGCTGTTCGCGCTGGCGACGCTGCCGCTCGCCGGTCCGCGCAACCTCGCGCTGCCCACCGCGTTCGAGTGGACGACCAAGCACTGGCTCTACACCGGGGCGGCGCTCGCGCTGCTCGTCCCGCTCGTCCTCGGCGACGGCGGCGTGCTCGGCCGCGTGCTGGCGTCACCGCCGATGCGGCTGCTCGGCGACCTCTCCTACGGCGTCTACCTCTGGCACCTGCCGCTGCTGCTCGCCATGCAGCGCTGGCTCGGCTACCGGACGTTCAGCGGTCACGCACCGCTGCTGTTCGTCCTCGTCGCGGGGTCGGCCACCGCCGTGGCGGCGGTGTCGTGGTTCGGGCTCGAACGTCCGCTCTTGCGCCTCGGCGCCCACCGCGCGCCCGGCAGCCGCGGCGTGAGCGGGCTCGGCAGCGGGGCGACGCGCGGCACCCAGGACGCCGTGGCCGACACCACCGCGAGCACCACCGCGCACCAGCAACCGAGCTGAACGACCGGCTGGTCGGACACCGAGTCGGCGGACGTCGGCGGGAACAGGGCGACGGCGACGCCAGCCACGGTCAGCAGTGCCGGCCCGACCAGCCACGCTCCGCGCCGCCGGCGCAGCAGCGTCGCCACCGTGGCCGCCGCCGCGGCGGCCACCACACCCAGGCCGCCGAGCAGGACGAGACCCGCCACCGCCAGTGCCGCCAGCACGGCGCCGGCCGGCAGCCGTCCCTCACCTACGGCGGCGTGCGGCGACGGCAGGCGCGGGCGCAGCACGGCCAGGGCCAGCAGCGCGAGGACGCCGATGAATCCCAGCAGCAGCCCGACGAGGTACGAGCGCTGCGGCGCGAAGTGCAGCTGCACCGTCCCGGCCGCGTGCGCGGGCAGGACGAAGGCCTGCTGCCAACCGTCCACCGTCGTGGCGGTGAGCCGGTGACCGTCGAGTGTCGCCTGCCATCCGGCGTTCACGTTCTCGTGGACGACGAGCAAGGACCGCGGCCCGGCGCCCACGCGCACGGTGCGATCCGTCCGCCCCCATTCCCGCACCGCCGCGGTGGTGTCCGCCGCGGCGGTCCCGGTCGCCGTGGCGCTGCCTGTCCCCGGCAGCGCGCTCGCGAGCGCGGGGGTGACCCCGGTCAGCGACACCGGGTCGGCGAGCTGCCCCCCGGTGAGCCGCAGCCGGTGCCGGCCGGCGTCGAGCGCGACCTCGTCGTCACCGCAGACCGTGGCGGTCACCGCGGCGCCGGCGAGGACGTCCGCGGTCGGCGCAGTGACCCGAAGCGGGATCGTCCGCCCGTCGACGTCCAGAACGATCCCGCCGCCGCAGCTCGTGCTCACCGTCGAGCGCGGCCGCGCCGCCGGCAGGCGTGCCCCGGGCACCGAGACCTCGCCGACACCGACGGGCAGCGCGTGCACGGCACGGGTGACGGCATCGATGCCGTAGCGGCGGGCGACCTCGGTGACCTCGATGGTGACCCGGTCGGTGCGCATCGCGCGGGGCAGCCGGATCGTGCCGCCGGCGCCCACCGTCGCCCGGAACGCCTCCCCGCCGACGACGACGCGGACGGCCCGCACCCGCGACACCGGCGCGGCAGCGCTGGTCACCATGCGGACGGACCGCACCGTGCGGACCCCGGGCAGCCGCACGGTCAGGGACGGGGTGGCGTCCAACGTGCCGGCCGTCCAGGTCGTCCCGGGATCACCGTCGACGGCGGCCCCCGGCCGGACACGCGGGTCGGCCGTCTGACGCGACGAGGCCGTCGCTCGCAGCACCGCGCCCCGGTCGAGCATGCCGTCGAGCGTGCGAGACGGCCGCAGCCGCACCGTCGCGCCCATGCGGTAGGACCGGGCCGCGGGCAGCACGACACTGCGGTCGAGGACGCGGTCCTCCTCCCCCGAGGCGGCCGCGTTCGCGTCGCACGCCACGGCGTGGCCCACCGGCAGGCAGGTGGCCCGCTGCCCGGCGGCGACGTCGAAGGCCAGGGCGGCCGGCGCGCGGGGCGTCGTCACGTCGAGCGTGCGCTGCGCCTGGACGCCCGGCAGCCGCAGCGTCGCGATGCCCACCGCGGTGCCACGACCCGGCGTCGCCATGTCGAGCACGGTGATCCGCAGCGTGCGGGTGACGCCCCGCGGGACCAGCAACGGCTGCTCGGTGCCGTTCGCCGCGACGTCGGAGTCCACGCTGCCGGTGTCCGTCGTGACCCGCACCCGCGACGGGTACTCGGACAGGCCCCGGGTGAAGGCCAGGCGGGTGCCGGTCAGGTCCTTCGCGGCGTCGAGGTCGACCTGCAGGTACTGCCCCACCGCACCGCGGTAGCTGGCACTGAGCCACGAGGTCGTCCGGTCGTCGTCGAGAGCGGCGTACGGGCCGTTCGCGGGCGAGCGGTTGATCGGCGCGGTCACGTCGGCGCCCGAGGACGACGCCGCGACACCGGCGATGCCGACGAAACGCATGGTCGACAGCGCCGTCGTGCCGGTCGGGAGGTAGTCGTGCTCGGCGCGGGACAGCTCGAACGGCTGCCCGGCCGTCGTCGTCGCGGCAAGGTAGCCGGGCGTGCCGAACACGATCTCACGCCGCCGCACGCCGTCGTCGGCGACGAGAGGCGCGTCGGGCACCGCGGCCGCCGCGTCGCCGAACAGCACCGGACGGTCGGCCGCGAGACCACGGCGGACGAGGCCGGGCAGCGCGTCGGCCGATCCCGTCGCGGCGATCGCGGCCGACGCCGGGGTCACCTCGACCGGGCCGCGGTAGCCGTCGACCTCGTAGATCTGCACCGCCGGCCGGTCGCCGCCCGCGCCGTTGTCGGTCAGCAGGCCGGGGTAGCCCGAGCCGCCGAAGCGGGGCCCGAAGTGCGCCCGCTGCCGGAGCCCGGGCGACGTCGCCAGGGTGGCGTGGACGTAGGACAGCCGCGTCGCCTGCGACGAGCCGGTGTCGAGATCGTTGCGCACCACCACCCAGCGGATGCCGCTGCGGGCCAGCAGCGCCGCCAGCGTGGGATCGTCGGCGCCGCGGGCCAGGCGCTGCTCCACGGCGTCGAGCAGCCGGATGTATCCGGCCTGGGCGAGCGGCAGCTGGTTGCGCGCCGTCCACGGTGCGCTCGCCACCGGCTGCATCGGATCGTCGATCGTGCTGCCCCACAGCATCGCGGGCGTGCCGGTGCCGGGGACGACGAGCGCGCGGTCCCGCGCGCCGTGCTGGGCCAGCCAGTCGGCGGCGGAGCTCCACCACGACGGCTCGACGACGGTGCGTGGCTGCTGCACCATGCCGCCGGCGAAGACCGGCCCGACCGCGACCGCGCCGACGGCCAACCCCGCGACCACGGCCAGCGACCGCACCGTGCGCAGCGACAGCTCGACCCGTCCCCGCCGCAGCCCGGCGAGCGGTCGCCAACGACCGACGAGCGCCCCGACGCCGAGGGCGAGCGGCAACCGCAGCACCGGGTCGAACTTGTGGATGTTGCGGAACGCCGCCAGCGGGCCGTCGAGGAGGGTCTGCACCGGGTGGGCGAACGGCGACGTCAGCGCGCCCCGGTGGCCCACGCACAGCACGACGAGCCCCAGCACGAGGCAGCACGACAGGAACAGTCGGTGGCGCAGGTTGCGGCGGGCCAGGCCGGCGAGCCCCAGCGCGGCGACCGCGGTGGTGGCGAAGGTCGCTGCCGGGGCGACGACCAGCACCCACCCCGCGGGCCAGGTCGTCGGACCCAGGTACGCCTGCCAGTGGTCCACGCCGCGCAGCACCGCGACGAGCGAGTCGGGGCTGGTGGTGACGGCGCTCGACTCGATCCAGTCGAGGAAGGGCGGGCTGTACCGACCCAGCACCACGAGCGGGAGCGCCCACCACGCGCACGCGAGCACCACCGCGAGGGCCCACCAGCGCAGCAGGGCCGCGCGCCGCGGGCCGCGGGCACGGGTGAGCAACCACAGCGCCGGGACGGGCAGCACCGCCAGCGTGGCGGAGGCGTTGATGCCGCCGGCGAAGAGCAGGGCGACGCCCGAGAGCGCCGCCGCGCGCCGCGGTGACCCACCCCGCGCGCCGTCGATGAGCGGCAGCAGCACCCACGGCGCCGCGGCCACGGGCAGCAGCTCGGCGGAGATCGAGAACAGCTCCGACAGCGTGCGCGGCGCGAGCGTGTAGGTCGCGGCGGCGGCCAGCCGTCCCCACGACGAGGTGATCGCCAACCGGCGTGCCACGCGGTACGCGCCGAGGAACGCGGCCAGGACGATCAGCGTCTCCCAGCACCGTTGCGCCACCCATGCCGGCAGCCCGAGGGTGTGCGTGAGCAGGAAGAACGGCCCCATCGGGAACAGGTAGCCGTACGCCTGGTCCTGCAGCTGCCCGGCCGAGCCGACCGGATCCCACAGCGCGAGGGCCCGGTGCAGGAAGCGCGCCGGGTCGACGACGAGGTCCATCTTGGTGTCGGCCGCGACGCTGCCGGCGTCCTGCGAGAACACCGCCAACGTGATCGCGAGACACGCGGCGACGAGCCGCAGCCGCTCGACGACGGCCGCGGCGGCGGGCACCCGGGCGGCCTCGCGCCCGCGCCCCGCAACGCTCGCCGCGAGGGGCGACGCACCACCGGCCGGCTCCCGCACCGCGGTGGCCGCGGACGGTTCAGCGGGTGGCACCCGGACAAGGTACCTAGCGTCGTTGTGGGTCGGTTACCCTGCCGTCACCCGGCGTTACGCCGGTCGACCGTGCCGATCCCGAGGTTGCCGCCGTGCCTGCTCCGACCGCCGATCGCCGGCGGATCTGCTTGCTGATGTGGCGCGACACCGACCACCCCGACGGCGGCGGGTCCGAGGTCTACGTCGAGCACATGGCCCGGTGGCTGGCGGCGCGCGGTCACGACGTCACGGTGGTCTGCGCCGCCCACGCGGCCGCGCCCGCGGACGAGCTCCGCGACGGGGTGCGGTTCCGGCGCCGCGGCGGCCGGTTGACCGTCTACCTGCACGGCCTGGCCTACCTGCTCGGTCGCGGTCGGCGCACCGACGTCGTCGTCGACGTCGCCAACGGCGTCCCGTTCTTCACACCGCTCGTCCGCCGCCGCGGCCTGCGCACCCTCGTCCATCACGTGCACCGCGAGCAGTGGCAGATCATCTTCCCGGGGCTGCGCGGCTCGATCGGGTGGTGGATCGAGTCCCGCGTCGCCCCGGTCGTGTACCGGCGGGTGCCCTACATGACCGTCTCCGAGGCCAGCCGCGCCGACCTCGGTCGACTCGGCGTCGCCCCCGAGCGCATCCGCATCGTGCACAACGGCATCGACGTGCCCCACCCGTCGGCGCTGCGGGCGCGCAGCGCGACGCCGCGGGTGTGCGTCCTCGGCCGGCTCGTGCCGCACAAGCAGGTCGAGCACGCGCTCGAGACGGTCGCGTCGCTGCGGCACGCCATCCCCGACCTGCGGCTCGACGTCGTCGGCGACGGCTGGTGGTCGGCGCCGCTGCGCGACGCCGCCGAACGCGCCGGCGTGGACGACCTGGTGACCTTCCACGGCCACGTGTCCGACCGCGAACGCGACGCGCTGCTGGACTCCGCCTGGCTGCTGCTCGTGCCGTCGGTCAAGGAGGGGTGGGGCATCGTGATCATGGAGGCGGCGGCGCGCGGCGTCCCGGCGCTGGCCTACGCGCACGCCGGCGGCGTGACCGAGGCGATCGTGGACGGCGAGACGGGCGTGCTCGTCGCCGATCGCCCGGCCCTGACGGCCGAGACGGCGCGGCTGCTCACCGACACCGAGGCACGACTGGCGATGGGCAAGGCCGCGCGGGAGCGCGCACAGGACTTCGGCTGGACGGCGTCCTGCGCGGCGTTCGAGCGCTGGGTGCTGCAGGGCGAATGACGATCCCGCCCGACCTCCCCGGCGGTGCGCGATGACGTACGGTTCACCGGTGCCGCAGGACCGCCACGCGCCCGTTCCGCGCGCGACGCCGTCCGACGTGGTGGTCGTGGGTGGCTGCGGGCACGTCGGCCTGCCGTTGTCGGTGGCGCTGGCCGGCACCGGACTGGCCGTGACGGCGCTCGACATCGACGACGCCGCGGTGCGCACCGTGAACGGCGGCGAGCTCCCCTTCCTCGAACCGGCCGCCCTGCAGCCGATGCGCGACGCCCTCGCCGACGGGACGTTCCGGGCCACCACCGACGCGAGTGTGGTCGCCGACGCCGGTGTCGTCGTGATGGTGATCGGCACGCCGGTCGACGAGCACCTGAACCCGGACCCGTCGGCCGTCGGTGCGGCGCTCGCGCAGTCGCTGCCCTACCTGCACGACGGCCAGCTGCTGGTGCTGCGCAGCACCGTCTACCCCGGTGTCACCGCCAGCATCGAGCGGCAGCTCGACCGCGCCGGTCTCGACATCGACGTGGCCTTCTGCCCCGAGCGCATCGCCGAGGGCCGGGCCATGACCGAGCTGTACACGCTGCCGCAGCTCGTCGGCGCCCGCACCGACCGGTCCCGCAAGCGCGCGACCGCGCTGTTCGAGCGGCTCACCGCGACGATCGTCCCCGTCAGCCCCGAGGAGGCCGAGCTCGCGAAGCTGTTCACCAACACCTGGCGCTACCTCAAGTTCGCCGCGGCCAACCAGTTCTACGTGATGGCCAACGACCACGGCGTCGACTACGAACGGGTGCGGGCCGCGATCGTCCAGGACTACCCCCGCGCCGCCGACCTGCCGAGCGCGGGCTTCGCCGCCGGGCCGTGCCTGCTGAAGGACACCATGCAGCTGGCCGCGTTCGCCGACAACTCGTTCGTGCTCGGCCACGCCGCGATGCTCGTCAACGAGGGCCTGCCGATGTACGTGGTGTCGCGGCTGGAGCAGCGGCTCGACCTCGCCGACCTCACCGTGGGCATCCTCGGCATGGCGTTCAAGGCCGAGTCCGACGACGTGCGCGAGAGTCTGTCCTACAAGCTGCGCCGGCTGTTGCAGTTCCGGACCGCCCAGGTGCTGTGCACCGACCCCTACGTCCGCACCGACCCGTCCCTCGTGCCGTTGGACGACGTCGTGTCCCGTGCCGACGTCCTGATCATCGCGGCGCCGCACCCGCAGTACCGCGAACTGGCGACCGACAAGGAGATCGTCGACGTGTGGGGTCTGCGCGGCGAAGGAACCCTCGTATG
Coding sequences within it:
- a CDS encoding acyltransferase family protein, which codes for MTATSTTSTVVVDGAVPAPTRRHVGALDGMRALAAFGVVATHVGFNSGASLGGGPLAPVLARLDFGVTVFFLLSGYLLYSPFAIAALHDGAAPNVGRFYLRRALRILPAYWVAVTVTLFLLSARRPDGADVASYLLLVQDYDGHNVDPSLTHMWTLAVELSFYAALPLLAHLARLARRRTAAGPAAALRGQLLLLGGLVLVAVATDVVAHAGRSTRQDILIWLPANLDWFAAGMGLAVVAEALRSGVRLPRWVTGVRDAATAPGSCWLVGGLLFALATLPLAGPRNLALPTAFEWTTKHWLYTGAALALLVPLVLGDGGVLGRVLASPPMRLLGDLSYGVYLWHLPLLLAMQRWLGYRTFSGHAPLLFVLVAGSATAVAAVSWFGLERPLLRLGAHRAPGSRGVSGLGSGATRGTQDAVADTTASTTAHQQPS
- a CDS encoding glycine-rich domain-containing protein, with translation MAFRRTRTVDLDRVTAAVASLELPDAVFRTCPWQPRELVAEGLRQWLRCAGAALRDGTVIGMPSHAVDEAWHGLILCTARYAGFCDAAYGRFLHHHPEGGAADGHAAGSMADQLGRTVVAWTLVARPGEACVLWDLDSRVGVAEPWGVPATRVAAVEAAIAGRDVHS
- a CDS encoding class I SAM-dependent methyltransferase — translated: MAAAPDTAGPAASVGRGDVGGAATARANRGWWDRDADDYHAEHGEFLGVADFVWCPERLREADAHLLGDVHGRDVLEVGCGSAMCSRWLRGEGARPVAFDLSAGMLRHARAGNAATGVDVPLVQADAEHLPFPDARFDIVFTAFGAIQFAADTGAVMREAARVLRPGGRWVFATTHPIRWAFPDDPGPAGLSATMPYWDRTPYVEYAANGTPVYVEHHRTLGDRVREIAAAGLRLVDLVEPEWPAGHTEEWGQWSPLRGAILPGTAIYVCELPE
- a CDS encoding nucleotide sugar dehydrogenase, yielding MPQDRHAPVPRATPSDVVVVGGCGHVGLPLSVALAGTGLAVTALDIDDAAVRTVNGGELPFLEPAALQPMRDALADGTFRATTDASVVADAGVVVMVIGTPVDEHLNPDPSAVGAALAQSLPYLHDGQLLVLRSTVYPGVTASIERQLDRAGLDIDVAFCPERIAEGRAMTELYTLPQLVGARTDRSRKRATALFERLTATIVPVSPEEAELAKLFTNTWRYLKFAAANQFYVMANDHGVDYERVRAAIVQDYPRAADLPSAGFAAGPCLLKDTMQLAAFADNSFVLGHAAMLVNEGLPMYVVSRLEQRLDLADLTVGILGMAFKAESDDVRESLSYKLRRLLQFRTAQVLCTDPYVRTDPSLVPLDDVVSRADVLIIAAPHPQYRELATDKEIVDVWGLRGEGTLV
- a CDS encoding glycosyltransferase family 4 protein, with the protein product MPAPTADRRRICLLMWRDTDHPDGGGSEVYVEHMARWLAARGHDVTVVCAAHAAAPADELRDGVRFRRRGGRLTVYLHGLAYLLGRGRRTDVVVDVANGVPFFTPLVRRRGLRTLVHHVHREQWQIIFPGLRGSIGWWIESRVAPVVYRRVPYMTVSEASRADLGRLGVAPERIRIVHNGIDVPHPSALRARSATPRVCVLGRLVPHKQVEHALETVASLRHAIPDLRLDVVGDGWWSAPLRDAAERAGVDDLVTFHGHVSDRERDALLDSAWLLLVPSVKEGWGIVIMEAAARGVPALAYAHAGGVTEAIVDGETGVLVADRPALTAETARLLTDTEARLAMGKAARERAQDFGWTASCAAFERWVLQGE
- a CDS encoding DUF3068 domain-containing protein; this encodes MRKIVGVGLIGLGVFGIVLAILLPTVVVHASSKTPLDLNITQVSSGSAKLLDAATGKTNTVQLRATRHVRTDSHASDDDNTTVFETLCIVVVRGDTPNCLPASDPRLLSITTDRVTADRRSGESVHVAKYNENINGKAARHQGMSYKFPIDTKKKTYQFFQPDVGKAFPATFEGTAKVRGLDTYKFVSRTGSQPYKILGTLPGTYDDTRTVYVEPQTGTIVNGTERQIQTLASGEVALDTTLAFEDSAVKYQTDYAQSKIDDLRLAKLWAPLVAGIVGVLAIVFGILLLRRGRKAGPDGEGHHRGDAGGPDGGPGYGTPDQSGQQPSYSGSSHT